The Cicer arietinum cultivar CDC Frontier isolate Library 1 chromosome 1, Cicar.CDCFrontier_v2.0, whole genome shotgun sequence genome contains the following window.
TGAAACTTCATAGACGTTCTGGACACACCCTTTGCAGTTTGCTTGGAGCTTAATCGTACTAAATCAAGATCGTAGGGTCAAAACACTGCCAAATAATGCGGGCAACGCATTACCTAATGAAAGATGTATCAAATATACAGACAAACAAACCTTTTTGTACTAGAATTAATTCACTGTCTAACTCATTGGTCAAGATTCACTGcgcaaaatataaatttcaacaatCCATTATTTACGGCAGCAAAATAAAATCAGGATGACAAATTCAGTAGCTAGCTGAAGGTATTTCATTTTATGTAACGTGAAGAATTTGTTTGTCTCATTCTCAGATGATCACTCTCCCAAACCTATATCATAATTCAGGAGACTTTTCACGAAATATTAAATTCTGAAATTGATCTTTTTTATGCTTGAAAGTTAGAGAGAACCATACACAGATTAACCAGCTCACTTCGTGCCAGGCTCCAAATTCATCTCCTGAAGATTCAGCAAAAGATCATCTGAATTCAGGTAAACCTTGTTTGCTGCCTTTGATATAGTATGAGCAATCTCTCTCGCAGCTTCTATCTTCCTCAGTGTGATGAAAGCTGGATTGTTGGAAATGGCTTGTCCAATCAGTTGAGCACTTTTAGCCTCACCCTGTTGATTAGTAACAAAGGTCAGGAAGAACTAAATATTTATGAAACAGAAGACGGCCAACATGCAATGTAGATCAATAGTGGTTTGAGGTGTAAAACTGCAAATAgcaaactgccaatatatataCTACTTAATTTAACATTAAACttgcaacaacaacaatcaatTCTTATCCCACTAAGTAGGGTCGGCTTCAAGGATTAAAGAACACCATAATGTTCTGTTATATACCATATCTCCATCAAATTCATTAATCTCTAGGTCTCCTATATAATTTCTTAGTTTTTCTAGATCTTCCACTGCCTCTAAAGATGTGACTACCCTTCAATTGATCTCTCTCCTTACTACAAACTTTCAGGTCTCCTCTTCACATTCCCAAACAACCTAAGTTGAGTTTCCACCATCTTTTCTTTGATAGGTGCTACCCCAACTCTCTAATGTCGTCATTCTTAATCCTATCTCATCTAGAGTTTTCACGCATTAAACTTAACAAGCAGATTTGTGAACATTTGTTAGTTGTTACCAAAGACGAAAGGTTCTTCTTACCTGTGCTCTAATTACAGCACTTCTCTTGTCTTGCTCAGCCttttcaacaacaaatttaGCCCTCTCAGCTTCTTGTGCAGCCACCTGTTTAGCTTCAATTGCAGCAGTGAACTCCTTTCCAAAGGTCAGGCTAGTAATGGACACATCATCAAGGACAATATTGAAGTTGGCTGCCCTCTCGGTCAGAACCTTCCGGATTTCACGACTAACAGCCTACAAAGAATACATCCATTAAAAGATATACTTCTTTGTTAAGAGTGGAAATTAACAGTGACGTAAGTAAAACAAACAAAGCAATAGTACTTCCCCAGTTCACATGAGTTCAAAACAATATATAACtcttaatatttgattttaatttcataaaacaCGTTGTGCTAGTCTGTAATGACAAGAATTTTAGCATAATATTTACAAGGAAAAATTATGTGTGTATCCATTGGGCTTCTAACAGGtatcaaaacaaaaatgatttaACAGCATGACATGCAAAAGAAAATAGACAACTAAGCAACTAGCAACTTTGTCAAATAATAACTTGAGCTTTCACGCATCATGCAGACAAGCTTTTCCTCTTACCTCTCGTTGTGTAATAAGCTGGCTGGCATTGTACTGGGCGACCACAGCTTTCAAAGTTTCATGTATGATCGAAGGTAAAACCCTCTCATTATAATCCTCTCCAAGGGTCCGATAAATTGTAGGTAACTGGTTGGGCAAAGGACGAGTAAGGACTCGAAGCCCAATTATCACCTGTAAAGCATGGATACGCAAGTTAAAGAAAAGAACAATATTGCACatgtttaaatttataaaacatcTATAATCAATTAACATGAAGTACAGGAAATTGGTTTCATGAAACTAAACATCCTTTCTACCTATaaagtatattaattaaaacatctAACATTGTggtattcaaataaattagaaGAATAAGGCATCAAATAACCCTGGGAAAGTGGAAGAAATGACATTATGCAGATAGTGTGTGGGAGAGTATGGATGCAAATACAAAGGCTAAACGTAAAAAGGCAAATTGTAGCTCACAACAAGGGATGTTGATAAGGCATTTGCCATAAGATATTCAAACTTCAAGGTCGCTCAACAGATTTCTAACAGCATTAAAAGTTCACAAAGTCATTTTAATTCACCCCATGGGAAATGATCGAAACATGTTTAAATCAT
Protein-coding sequences here:
- the LOC101510632 gene encoding prohibitin-1, mitochondrial — encoded protein: MRTKNMKVPNVPGGGAASALMKLGILGGIGLYAATNSLYNVEGGHRAIVFNRLVGVKDKVYPEGTHFVIPWFERPVIYDVRAHPHPIESTSGSRDLQMVIIGLRVLTRPLPNQLPTIYRTLGEDYNERVLPSIIHETLKAVVAQYNASQLITQREAVSREIRKVLTERAANFNIVLDDVSITSLTFGKEFTAAIEAKQVAAQEAERAKFVVEKAEQDKRSAVIRAQGEAKSAQLIGQAISNNPAFITLRKIEAAREIAHTISKAANKVYLNSDDLLLNLQEMNLEPGTK